Within Thermus sp. CCB_US3_UF1, the genomic segment CCTGAACTTTTCCGCCAGAACCTTTCCCTGGTGGTGGAAATCTACCTGGTCTTCCTGGTGGCCAGCGTGGTCATCATGCCCCTGGTGGGGTATCTGGGGTCTTTCCTGGTGAGCTTGGCCACCCGTCTGCCTCGAGGGGTCCTGCTGGGAGGCATCGCCGGCCTCAGCCTTCTCGGGGCCTACGCCATCAACAACAACCCCTTTGACCTCTATGTGCTGGCCGCCCTGGGGGTTTTAGGCCTCCTGTTGCGCTTGGGGGATTTTCCCCTGGGCCAGGTGGTGCTGGGAATGGTCCTTGGGCCCCTTTTGGAACAGCACCTGATGGTGAGCATGATCAAGACCCATTGGGACCTCTTCAGCTTCTTTGAGCGCCCCGTGGCCGTGGCCCTGGCCTTGGTCAACCTAGCCTTTCTGCTGGGCATCTCTTGGTTTAGGCTCAAGCAGGCCCGCAGGCTACGGGCCCTGCAGGCCCTAGCCGCCAAGGAGGAGCCGTGAGGGCCTGGGTCCTGCGGGACTACGGCCACCTGGCCCTGGAGGAGCAGCCCCTTCCCCAGGGGGAAGGCCTTCTCCTCAAGGTGGCCGCGGTGGGCATCTGCGGCAGCGACCTCAGCGTCTACAAGGGTGCCCCCGCCATGCGGGCCCGTTGGCGCCCCCCCCTGGTCCTGGGCCACGAGGTGGCGGGGGTGGTGGAGGAGGGTCCGGAGGACCTCCTGGGCCGAGGGGTGGCCCTCTACCCGGCCCTGGTCTGCGGTACCTGCCCCCACTGCCGAAGCGGCAAGCCCCACCTCTGCCCCCGGCGGGTCCACCTGGGCTTCCACCTCCCCGGTGGGCTTGCCGAGCGCATCCGGGTACCGGCCTCCCTGGCCTACCCCCTGCCCCCAGGCCTTCCCCCATGGAAAGGGGCCTTGGCCGAGCCTTTGGCCGTGGCCCTGCACGCAGTGCGCCGGGCCAGGCCCGCAACCGGGGAAACCGCCTTGGTGGTGGGGGGCGGGGCCATGGGGGCTTTGGCCGCCTGGCTCCTTGGGCAACAAGGGGTGGAGGTGCACCTGGTGGAACCCCGCAAGGAACGGGGGGAGCTCCTCCGCGCCCTGGGCTTGGTGGCGGCCACGGGAGAGACCCTAGAGGCCCTCCCCCCTACCCCCTACCCGCTGGCGCTGGAGACCGTGGGCCTCGAGGCCACCTTGGCCCAGACCCTCAAGGCGTTGGCCCCGGGCGGGCGGGCGGTGGTGGTGGGGCTTTCCGGGACGGCGGCAGGTCTAGACTTGCAAAGCTTGGTCTTGCAAGAAAAAACCCTCTTGGGCAGCTACCTTTTCACCCCCCAGGAGTTCCAAGAAACCCTCGCCCTCCTATCCCGCTTGCCCGAGCGGCTGGTGCGGCTCTGGCCCGCCCAGCAAGCCGACCAGGCCTTCCTCGCCTTGCTGGAGGGTAGGTTGGCCGAACCGAAGCTCGTCCTCGTTTGGTGAACCATGGAGTGGTCCATCGCCACCTGCGCCCTTGGAGGCACCCTGGAGGAAAAACTGCTGGCCATCGCCAAGGCGGGTTTCCAGGCGGTGGAGATCTTTGAAGAGGACCTGGCTGGCTTCCCGGGAAGCCCCAGGGAGCTCCGGGCCCTGACCGAAGACCTGGGGCTGAGGATCGTGGCCCTTCAGCCCCTCCGCGACTACGAAGCCATGCCGGAACCCCATCGGACCCGCAACCGGGACCGTGCCCAGCGGTGGTTTGACCTGATGGCGGAGCTCAAGGTGGAGCTCACCTACGTCTGCTCCAACACCTCCCCCCTGGCCCTGGACGATCCCGAGCGGGCGGCGGCTGACCTGTACCAGCTGGCCGAGGAAGCGGGTAAGCGGGGTCTGCGGGTAGGGTACGAGGCCCTGGCCTGGGGGCGGCACGTACGGGACTGGCCCCAGGCCTGGGACGTAGTGCGCCGGGCAGACCACCCCCGGCTGGGCCTAGTCCTGGATAGCTTTCACTGCCTGGTGCGGCAGAACCCCCTTGAACCCATCGCCCAGCTGCCTGGGGAGAAAATCTTTCTGGTCCAGCTCTCCGACGCCCCCAATCTCCTCATGGACCCCCTGGCTCTAAGCCGTCACCACCGGGCCATGCCCGGCCAGGGGGACTGGC encodes:
- a CDS encoding zinc-binding dehydrogenase, which codes for MRAWVLRDYGHLALEEQPLPQGEGLLLKVAAVGICGSDLSVYKGAPAMRARWRPPLVLGHEVAGVVEEGPEDLLGRGVALYPALVCGTCPHCRSGKPHLCPRRVHLGFHLPGGLAERIRVPASLAYPLPPGLPPWKGALAEPLAVALHAVRRARPATGETALVVGGGAMGALAAWLLGQQGVEVHLVEPRKERGELLRALGLVAATGETLEALPPTPYPLALETVGLEATLAQTLKALAPGGRAVVVGLSGTAAGLDLQSLVLQEKTLLGSYLFTPQEFQETLALLSRLPERLVRLWPAQQADQAFLALLEGRLAEPKLVLVW